The sequence CCAAACGCCATGACTGGTACACCTAGTTCATCCACCACTCGTGCCAAGTCATAGACATGATGACGGCGGAGAAATTGCGCTTCATCAATCAAGACACAATAGGGACGTGGCTCCATCTTTTCGATATAGCCAAAAATATCCATTTCATCGTCAATGGCCACAGCCTCTCTTCTCATACCGATACGGCTGGAAACAACGCCAAAGGCATCACGAGTGTCCAAGGCAGAGGTCATGATGACAACAGGCTTGCCTTGCTCTTCGTAGTTATGGGCTACTTTAAGAATTTCAATGGTTTTGCCAGAATTCATCGTCCCATATTTATAGTATAATTGAGCCACTTTTCACTTTCCAATCTTAAAATTTCACTCCTTCCATTTTATCATAATTTGACCATTTAGGAAACAGAAAAACAAGCCCGTTTTGAGCTTGTTTAATATTAAGACCAGGGTAATGATAAGAAATTTCCGACACACTCAAAAATGATTTTTGCTGCCTTTGGTTTCCACTTGTAGAGCATGACACATCCATAGATTAAGCTGAGGAAGGAAAAGGTAATCAATAAAGGTCCTTCCCATATACTCTTGTCAAAAACAGTTGTTACAAGATACAAAAATAATCCAGCGAGTAGGAACGATAAAATCATACGGTATTTATAGGCCATGAGTAAACCCTCCTTATAAGGATAGCATAACAAACGATGTAAGCGTTGACAACGCTTTTTCCTATTCGCAACCAATTCCGTCCCCATCTCGGTCCAGATGGGGCGCATAACCAGGATCACCGATTCGAACCGGCGCTGCTCCTGCATTTCGAGCAGCTGTACAGTTTTTATAATAAACACTTTGAGAAGGGGCTTGGGCAAACTGTTGAATCTGGCTAGCTTGTTGACTTACTACTGCGGCTTGCTTAGCCTCCTCAGCAAGTCTAGCTTCTTCCTTTTTGCGGGCTTCTTCAGCAATTGCTTTTTCCGCAGAATAATAGCGAATTGTCACCTTGCTTTCTTTCTTAAATACCGTTTCGGTAGTGTCAGATTGGACTTGGCCATCTATCGTAATAGAAGATAGAGTATCGTGTCTGGAAATATCAGCTGTCTCTTCTTTTTCAAGTTGAATTTTTGTAAAACCAGCTTCTTCCAGTTGCTTTTTGACATCGGAACTTTTCGTAGCTGGTGCTATAGTTGGTAGTTTGGC is a genomic window of Streptococcus sp. 29896 containing:
- a CDS encoding thymidine kinase, whose translation is MAQLYYKYGTMNSGKTIEILKVAHNYEEQGKPVVIMTSALDTRDAFGVVSSRIGMRREAVAIDDEMDIFGYIEKMEPRPYCVLIDEAQFLRRHHVYDLARVVDELGVPVMAFGLKNDFRNELFEGSKHLLLLADKLDEIKTICQYCSKKATMVLRTQDGKPTYEGAQIQIGGNETYIPVCRKHYFSPEIEL